The following nucleotide sequence is from Paenibacillus odorifer.
TCCGATATTTTTTAACTGTTTGACAAAACTCTTGGTGGCCCTGCTAACTGGCATCGTAATATCCACACCTGTTTTTTTAACAAACTCAATAACTTGTTCATCCGTATCCTTAGATTGGTACAGGGTGTAAAGCACTTCTGGAAAAGAATACACCTTATTGATCTCATCAAGCATCGGCTGATTGTAGATCTGTGGAACTATCCGCTCCAACAACGCTGGATCCCGACGCTGCGCCGCTTGGGTCAGCAATGTAAATTGCTTCTCTATAAGATCCGGTTGGATTTCTTTGGTATCCGTAACGATATAAGCATCTGGATAATTCTGCATTAGATCAAGCACCTTCTCAATATCAAGGGGAGAGTATATATTCAGGATGGGGCTGTCCATAAATTCCTCGTAATCTAGTGCCACACCCTGTTTATTAGCAGGGAGAACCTCCAACTGACCTAAAAGCTTGCTCATATTGCCTGTCCATTCATGCCGAGCAACCAACTGATCATCCTTCGATAGCAAAAAATCAACTTCAAATACGCGAGTGCCCCGTTCATAGTTAGCGACAAATGCCTCCCAAGCATTGGTATACGCATAGCCGTTGATTCCCCCCATGGCATGTGCAACGATTTTGTGCGCTTCAAAGCCGCTCACGGGTTGCTCTTCCTCTTTGTTCAACGTTATTACAAGAATCATTATTAGTGCGACAATCATTACTACGGTTGCAATAATCTTTTTCTTATTCATAGTTGTGAGTTTCCTTTACAAAGTTTAGATTAGAAAATTAATACCCCGCTCTGCCAGTGGCAAAACGGGGTATTATTAAAATTTCACAAATCTAAATAAGTGCAGGTCTCAATATGCGTTTTTGTTAACGAAGCCGTTGCGAATCGTTTTGAAAATAATTCGAATGTCGAACAGTAAGGACCAGTTCTCGATATAGAAAATATCGTGCTTAATCCGTTCCTCAATTGAAGTGTCCCCGCGCAGCCCATTGCTCTGTGCCCAGCCCGTAATTCCTGGACGCACATGGTGCTTCACCATATACTTCGGAATTTCATCACGGAATTGTTCTACATAAAATGGTCGTTCTGGCCGTGGACCAACTACACTCATATGGCCTAGTAACACATTAAAAAATTGCGGAAGCTCATCCAGACTTGTCTTACGGATAAAGGTTCCAAATCGAGTTCTACGAGGATCTTCCCGCGTACTCCAACCTGTATCCTCTTCCCCGTCCTGCTGCATCTTCATTGAACGGAACTTATACATCATAAAATTACGCCGATTAAGTCCCACACGTTCCTGCCGGAATATAATCGGTCCCGGTGAGGTAAGACGTACGCCGAGAGCTACGATCAGCATCACGGGAGATATCATAATAATCGCGAATAGAGAGAACACGATATCAAACAAACGTTTTGCCATCTTATTACCCGTCATATCCAGTGGAATATCACGAACATTAATCATTGGCATACCTGCGAAGTTATCAAAGTAAGGACGCGCCGGTAAATAATCAAAGAAATCCGGAATAATCAATGTGCGTACCCCTGCTTTTTCACAGGCCGCAATAATCGAAGGATATTTAGAATGCGCATCGAGCGGCAAGGCTAGAATAACCTCGTCCACAGGCAGCATCTCCAGCATTCCGGATAACTGATCGACCGTTCCCAGGATAGGTTTATACCGTTGCTCCTCAATCCCGTCCCAAGTATGGTAATCGTCTAAAAAGCCAATGGCTTCATATCCAAGCTCAGGATATTGTTCCAAATTGTTGTAGAATCTTTTACCAAGAGTACCTGCGCCGATGATAAGTACGAACTGGCGGTTCAATCCTTTTTCGCGCAAAGATTTAAGCATCTTCTTCAGCACATAACGGTAAAGCATAATGGAAAGAACGTTAAATCCCATATAAATAGCAAGGTAGACACGGGAGATATCAATTTCTTTCACAAAAAACATCAAACCCAGCAGAATAAAAATACCAATTATATGCACTTGAAAAATCTTCAGAAATTCATCGACAAAACGTTTCTTACGCTTAGGCAAATACAGTGACAGGAGTATACCAATTAGAACTGCCACTCCGCCATAAATTAAACTCCAATAAGCGTAAGACTCTACGGGCAGCGTGTTATAGGATTCCATCCATCCGCTCTTGAACTTGATCCACCAAGCCGCTAAAAAGGACAGTTGGATGACAAGAAAGTCAGCAACCATATAGAGCTGTGTCAAAAATTTCTGATTCCGCCGAATCATAATCTCACCTCAGTATTCTTATCGTTACGAGCGCCAGTTTCCGTAGCAGAGCTAAGACTCTGTGCAGGTGATGGAACTGCTTTAGGAAAGATTAGGGCATTCCGCAAAAGGGACAGAGCAAATTTCACACCAACACCAGCATATACTGTTCCATTTATAATACTGTTGTACTTCCTACTATAATGCTTACGATGAAATAAAATCATTGCCCTGTGAAATTCATAGACGATCTTGAACGGTCTACGTCTGGCACTGCCGCCTTTAAGATGTACGATGGAAGTCTTCGGATAATAATAAATCTCCCACCCAGCCTCTTTAATACGATAGCACCAGTCTAAATCCTCACCGTACATAAAAAACTCTTCATCTAATCCGCCGACCTGATCAATCGTCTCCCGCCGCAACAACATAAACGCACCCACCAGACAATCTATCGGGTAATCAAGATCAGGGTCCAGATAACCTAACTGGTAACCGTTAAACTTCGGTCGATCTGGAAATAACTTACTGAAACCAAAAGCATAATAGAAGGAAGCTGACGGTGTAGGAAATCCACGCTTACACGCTTTATCCAGCGACCCATCTGGCAAAATAATCTTACATCCTGACGCCCCAACATCGGACCGACCATCCATAAAGGAGATCATCGTCTCCAGCGTGTCCCTGCGTACCACCGTATCTGAATTGAGCAAAAGCACATAACGTCCGGATGAAGCTTCCATCCCCTGATTATTTGCACGGGCAAAACCGACATTGTCGTTATTTGCGATCAACATGACACTTGGAAACTCTCTACCAATCATCTCTACCGAATCATCATGGGAATTGTTGTCTATCAAAATAATTTCATAGGAATAGTTCGTTTCTGAGTCATATACCGACCTGATACAGTCCATCGTCAGGCGACACGTGTTGTAATTGACAATAAGTATGCTTACATCTACATTCACTGCGTAACGCTCCTGACAAATATAGTAATCTACCGACAATTATTATAACATAAAACCTCCCTGAGAGGAGATGACCTTTCAGGGAGGTTTTACCAGATACTGTTCAATTTACGGGTTTCTTTCTCTCTTTTACGACGGTCTGTATATATTTTCGTTTCTTTCTCAACGCTGGGAGCTGAGTAAAAAAGGATTTCCATGCTACGATTAACTTCGGCTCTCTCAGAAGCATATAACCATGAGCGGCAATTTCATAGGGAAGAGAAACCAAGATTGTCTTCAGCATAGTTCGAGCCGATTCATTCTTGTAGATCATTTTGTAGCGATTAATGTAAGATATTCGCCGGATAAACATCGGTTTGGTACTGCGGCCAGACGTTTTCCACCCACGTTCATGATACCCAATTGCCTCAGCATCATAATACCCTTGCCAGCCAAAAAGCTGGGCTCTCCAAGCCACATCCACATCTTCCTTATATGCAAAAAAATCTGCATCAAAAAACTCCCCACCAACACTAACGTCTTCAATCATCCGCCGAGAATACATCGCCGCAGCCCCAGAAACGCCAAATACTGTCCCCGACTGTGTCCATTGTTCTGCTGGCTCACCTGCACCACGGTCAAACGCACGACGTGCCTTGTTCATCTGAAGACCAGTGCTATCTACTGATCCGTGATCAACCTTTAGCAAAAGCTTACCTGTGGCGCTGCCGATCTGCGGGTTGGCTTCCATTTGTGCGATTAGTCTAGAGATATAGTCTGGAGCCAGCGTCAAATCCGGATTGAGAACGAGCACATAATCTGTTTCTGTAGTAGCTATAGCTTGGTTATGAGCTGGGGCGAAGCCTGTGTTTTTTTGATTTTGGATAAGTAGCAGGCTCGTGGGCGCTTCCATGTTAGCTTGTGAATTGAACGGTTCTAAATCCTCTAGTGAATTACTTGAAAAAGCCCCTTTATCGATCGCGTTAAAGAACATATTCACTTTCTCTGCACAATCGTCCGAAGACGCATTATCCACAACAACAATTTTCTCAATAGGATAATCCTGTGCCATTACTGCCTCTAAGCAATCTATAATGTCATCCGCACTGTTGTAGGTCACGATATGTACACTAACTGTTTTGTTATTCATGAGTATCCTCGACTTTGTAATTTCTAATTAACTACCTGCTTCCTTCTTATTATAACGAAAGAACACAAAAAACTCCCGCATCGTTATAAACGATTTGGGAGTTTCAATTGGTGTTATTCTATTCTTTTAGCTCTAAGAGGAAATCTCTCAAGCCTTCACGCCAAGGCCGAATGTCCTCAAAACCATTCGTACGTATCGACAGATGCTCCATCACCGAATTCCGAGGACGTGGTGCAGGTCTCGGAAACTGTTCCGTGGCACACGGTTCAAGCGTAGCAGTGAATTTGAAACCCAAAATATCCTCGGCCTCTACAAAGATCGCCTGTGTAAATTCAAACCAGGTACAAGAGTCGCTATTTGACGCATGGTATACACCATACTTCTCAGTTTGAACAAGCTCAAGCAAGAATCGAGCTAAATCGACTGTATAAGTAGGCGAACCTTTTTGGTCATCGACAACTTGAAGCATTGGCTTTTCTTGACCAAGCTTTAGCATTGTTTTGACAAAGTTATTCCCGTATTTGCCGTACACCCATGATGTTCGTACGATGAAATACTTAGAGGAGAGGGATTGAACTAGTACCTCACCCGCACGTTTCGATTTGCCGTATATACTCTTAGGGTCTGTATTATCATATTCATGGTAAGGCTGTGCTCCCATACCATCAAACACATAATCCGTGCTAATATACACCAGCTTGGCTCCAGCTTTTTCAGAAGCTAGCGCTACATTTCGGCTTCCAGTAGCATTAATTAAATAAGCTGCATCAATATCACTTTCTGCCGCATCTACTGCCGTATGAGCAGCACAGTGAATAACCGCATCCGGTCCAAAACCGCCAATAACTTGGATGCACTGATCCAGATCAGTAATATCCATCTCCTGACGATCGCAAGCCAACACTTCGTGACCTTGATGCTGGAGCAGTAAAACTACGTCCTGACCTAGTTGTCCGGCCGCACCTGTAACAAGTACCTTCATAGCTATTTTACCCCCGTATCAAAATTACAATGAGTCACCTAATCGATCACCATATTGCTGTTCAGCATATTTTTGGTATTCCCCAGATTGAATACGGGTCCACCACTCGCGGTTATTGAGATACCATTGGATAGTTTCTTTAATACCTGTTTCAAATGTATGTTTCGGCTTCCATCCCAGTTCATTCATAATCTTAGTTGGATCAATACCATAACGGCGATCATGACCAGGACGGTCTTGAACATAAGTAATCAAAGAATCAGGCTTGCCTAGTTCCTGCAATACCGTGTTTACAATATGCACATTCGTACGTTCATTATTACCACCAATGTTGTAGACTTCGCCGTTCACACCCTTGTGAATAACCAGATCAATCGCGCTGCAATGATCCTCAACATACAACCAGTCGCGGATATTCATTCCATCGCCATAAACAGGCAACGCTTGATCAGCAAGTGCGCGGGAGATCATCAGCGGAATAAGTTTTTCCGGGAATTGGTACGGGCCATAATTGTTTGAGCAGCGGGTAATATTCACTGGCAGTCCAAACGTTTCGTGATATGCACGTACTAGCAAGTCTCCGCCTGCTTTGCTTGCTGAATATGGACTGTTAGGAGCCAAAGGAGTTTCTTCGGTGAATAATCCAGTCGCACCCAGTGATCCATATACCTCATCCGTAGATACTTGAACAAACTTAGTGATACTGTATTTTTTCGCCGCATCCAAAAGTACTTGTGTTCCAAGTACGTTCGTCTTCACAAACACTTCCGGCTCTAAAATACTCCGATCCACATGCGATTCAGCCGCGAAATTAACAACGACATCCACACCCTGGCTAATCAGTTCATCCATCGCAGTAACATCTGTAATATCAGCCTTCACGAACGTATAGTTCGGATGATTCTCGATCGATTTTAGGTTCTCCAGATTACCTGCGTAAGTCAATGCATCCACATTAACAATTTCGTAATCAGGGTGTTGTTGTAACATGTACAGCACAAAGTTGCTGCCGATAAACCCAGCCCCGCCAGTAACTAGCAGTTTCATTTATAGCCCACCTTTTGTTCTTTGAGATTATATTCAAGTTCTTGCTTACCACTGTTAATCAAAGTTTATTTCCGCATCTTTCAGTAATGGATGACGTTGATCCTTATCCGACAATATCGGACTAGAAGTCGGCCAATCAATACCTAAGGTTGGGTCATTCCATAATATGCCACGATCATTTTCAGGGGAATAATATTCGTCCACCTTATATAATACTTGGGTGTTAGGCACTAACGTACAAAAACCATGCGCGAAGCCTTTAGGCACCAGTAGCTGACGCTTATTATATTCGCTAAGAATTACTCCCACCCATTGCCCAAATGTTGGAGAAGTACGACGGATATCGACGATAACATCATAAATAGCACCGGATAAGACGCGAATTAATTTAGTTTGAGCTTTAGGGTTTAACTGGTAATGTAAGCCACGCAACACCCCAACCTCTGCAGAAAGAGATTGGTTATCTTGGATAAATTGATAGTTAACGCCAAGCTTGTGCATGATTTCTTCGTTGTAGCTTTCCATAAAAAAACCCCGGTTGTCGCCGTGGACCACAGGTTCTAGTATACTAGCGCCTTGTAGTTGTAGAGGTGTAACTTTCATAATCACAAAACTCCTTTACATCTAAAGTTCCAGTTTTCCTAATTCTTCGGCATGTGATTACCTGTGTTAACCACTAGCTTTCATTGAGAATTATGTCCATCGGTTTCAGTCACAAGGATTTTTTAAGTCTTCACGGTGTGAAAATAATAATCTTTATATTACGCTGTATTTGGATAAAAAAATAAATATATCTTCACCTGATCAAAAATAATATCCATATAGATTAATCCACTGCTATTACAAAAACGCCAACCATTATTACTATCATTCCTAGCCATTTCATAAGTGAAACTGGTTCATTAAATATGAACAGAGCAGCGAGTAAGCCTAGAACATAAGCTATACTTTGTACAGGGTAAGCAACACTTAAAGGCACTCTAGATAAAACAACAAACCAAACTAATGTTGCAAAAACATATAGCAGTAGACCTGCTATAATTTGGATATTAAATAATGCTTTCCATGCATTATTTAAACTAACCCCTCCCATTTTCTCTAGTCCTAATTTAAAGAAAATTTGTCCCGAAGCTAACATGACAATGTTAAATAAAAGCAACAAAGCATTAATTATACCAGATGAACGTAACGTAGTATCACCTCATTTTTCATTATTTTTTGTTCGTTTTAACTCTTCCACTTCGTACTTAAGCAACCCAATTTCTTGTGATAATTCTTTCACTTTTATTGTTGACCTCGATATCACTATAGTTAATGAAAATAAAATTAAAGTAACTCCAAAAATAGAAAGCAAGAACAGTGCATTTACAGGTATCTCTATACCCATCAGACCAGCAATCGTTTCAAACGAACTGGGGAATATGGAAAGAACAAGGACAATTAACATTATACATAACCATAACATTGAGTACTTCAACTCAATACGATATTTACGAATCATATTGATAAGAAGAACAAAGCAAAGAACAGAACCAATTAACAAAATAACTTGAAGCTTATAAGATATCATATTTTACTTCCTTCTTATACAATTTGCTTTCTCATTTTATCAATAAGTATAGCTAAAGAGACTTTCAGCATATAATATACTGATTTCAATTTTGTGATGGACGATTTTCCTCCCTGCCTCGATTTCATCTCCACAGGAACTTCCTTCAAAGAAAACCCGTTTCTCTTTAGATACATTATTGACTCAGGTTCTGGATAATCTGTAGGATATCTCTTCGAGAAAAGTTCAATTACACCTTTATTACAAGCACGAAATCCAGATGTCGGATCAGTAATGACTTGATTAGTAAGGAGCAACAAAAGATTAGAAAAATAATTTATACCAATTCTTCTTATCCTTGAACTTTGAAATCCCGTTTTCTCAATATAACGAGAACCAATTACCAAATCAGCTTCATCATTTAATAAGGGCTCTATTAATTTGGAAATATATTTAGGATTATGCTGACCATCCCCATCTACTTGAATAGCAATGTCAAAACCAAAATTGTGAGCATATTTATATCCCGTTTGAACTGCTCCACCAATACCCAAATTACACGGAAGATCCACAACTGAAACCCCTATATTTTTACACATACGACTAGTAGTATCAGCTGAACAATCATTAATGACTAATATCTCTGAATTCGGAATGTTAGTTGCTTTGATATTGTTTAAAAGCCGCAAAATATTATCTTCTTCATTATAAGCAGGTATTATCAATAGGATTTTCTTTTTATTCATACTTACTCCCTTTAAGATGTGTTGTTCTAACTGGTTCCAGGAAAATAATACCTTACCAAAATCGATGCACAACTTTTTGCAAGGATAACAACAAAACAATAAAGATCAAAGCCATGTAGATATATTGTTGCCGTATCCTTTTAATAATTGGAGTCAATAAATAAATAGAATACAGAAATATTATGGATATCGGTATAAAATACCTTCCTTGCAATCCATATATGACATTATCCTCACCTTGCGTCCATGTAAGATATAACGTGGATGCTATAATAATTACAGTTAGTAATGATACTGCAAACAAAATAAATCCTTTCTTAATATGAAGAAGATTATTATCGCTATTTTTCATTTCAATAATTACAGACGTCACGAGCATACATAGGTAGATAATGGCACTGAAATAATGTACAGAAGTCTCTCCCCAACCAAAAACACCAACAAATTGAACATATAAATAGTCAAAATCGATAAAAGTATTTACCAATTTATGAATATAATCAAAAGGGTGATGCAAAGCTGTACTCAATTGCATCATAGGATCAATTGGAAAAGTTACTTTAATACTCTTTAATATTAGCCCCCATGACAACAGAACAAGTAAACTTGAAGCTACTATAGTAGCGACGTAAGTAATATACTGCTTGAAACTGGCTGTCTTTTCTTTTGGTAATAGAAATACCAAAAGACAAATGAGGAAATATGCATTCTTAGAAGCCGCCACTATACAAGTTATTATTAATAAAGAAATAAATTGTTTTCTAGAAATAAATTTAATATTGGGATCAAAAATTAAATACATGAGGTAGGCGAAAAACAGAAATAGTGCTCCGTTTGTTAGCGCATCTGCACTAAGGGATGCTGCTTGATTAATAGTCATCGGCATAATAGCGAGCAATAAAAAAGTGTATTTCAACTTGGGGATTAATTTTATCGAGAGATAGGTCATCGCTATGTACGTAAATAGGTTGAAAAGTCGACCTAAATAGAAAGTAAATAATAAATTAAAATTCAGTAAATTTCCCAATTTGATCCCAATTGCTTGTGGTAAATATACTATTGGATGATAAACCGCGGAACTTGGAAAAAGAAAAAAATCATTTTCACCAGGAACAACATGAATTTTAGCAGCATTTTTCAAACTCTCAATCGTTGCTTTGTTTTCATAATTCCGTGTGATGGTCCCTCCTCCAACCGCAGCTTCAAAATCCCTAATTGCAATAGGAAGGTAATTTCCGATCTCACCATTAATATTTTCAGTTACTAAATTACGTTCTGAAATTTCATAAGCCCGATAAAAATGGGCGAATTCATCAGCTGATTGAAATGGAGGAACAAACACCACCCATATCAGTCCAAAAATAGATGCTAAAATCAAAAAAATATTTTGAGGCTTTAATTTCCTACTCATTCTTGTACCCACCTTCTTTCTCTATTTATCCGAATTATTCTATTAAACAAGAAAAAATCTATAGCGTAAAATAAATAAAAAACATTAATTCACTATAAATCACACACTTTTTCACAATCAGATAATATTAAAATATCATTCCATAATTGATCGCTAAATTATTAATGTTACTCTAGTGAGTACGATATCCTAGGAACTATTTCTTCTATAAATATTATCAGATATCATTTTTCAATTTTAACATCTTCTTAATTTTCACAATTCCGTATTGCAAACCCTTTTTAATAAGCCAGCATTGTATACTAACATAATTACGCATATTACTAATTTTAAATTCAGTTTTGGTAAGGTTTTTCCTATTGGTAATACCTTGACGTATTCCTTCAGAATACTCCTTTTGAAAACCAATTTTTTTATAAAATTGATATTTAAATAAATGCCCTACAATTAGGAATGGGGCGTTGAGAAGCAGTTGAATCCCTAACATATTTTTATAGAGCAGGTATACATTATTTCTGGCAGATAATTTTACTTTCACAGAATTATATCCGTTTCCTGTGGTAGCACTTCCTATGTGATAGATAATTGATTCTGCGCAATATAAATTATCGTAACCTTCTATACGAGCTCTATAACCAATGTCCACATCCTCTAAATATGCAAAAAATTGCTCATCAAAATAACCTATCTTATCAAAAACTTCCCGTCTATATATTGCCGCACCCGCGCAAGAAGTAAAAATGTACCTATTATCCAAGTATTTATTTATATTTTCACCATGTCCCTCTTGATATGCCCATCCAAACACAGTAAACGCATCACCAGCATTATCTATGAGTTTATTATCATGAAATTGGATCATTTTACTGGAACAAGAAAAAACATTTTCATCGCTCTCAATACAGGCGAGAAGATTTTCAAGCCATTTGACCGTTAGAAGAGTATCATTATTTAGTAAGGCCACATATTTACCTTTACTATTTAAAATCCCTTGATTTACTGCAGCACTAAATCCTTTATTCTCATCTAGTAATAGGCAATTAATTTCCGGCATTATTTCTAGTGCAAGTTTAATACTATCATCTGTCGAACCATTATCAACCAATATAGTTTCATAATCTTGATATGATTGTTCTTTTAAAGTAGTCAGACAGTCAATCAAAAATTTTTCGCCATTAAAATTAGGAATAACGATAGATACATTCATGATTTATTCCCTTAAAAACTTGTCGCGTTCGGACAACAGTTTTCTTATCCCCTGATCAACATTAATTTTAGACTCGAATCCCAGATATTCTTTAGCTCTTCTTGGATCGAGTACATTTCGCTTCACATCAATATCTCTCATGCCTTTGTAATCCACATGTGCTTTAACCTTAGTGATAATCTCAATCTGTTTGATTATCTCAATAATACTTGTACCAATTCCTGTGCCCACGTTAAAAATAGGTTTAACGCTATGCTCTGTATGAATATATTCCACAGCAGACATAACTGCCTCAATCACATCTGATATTTCAATGTAATCTCTTACCGTTGAACCATCGCCCCAAACGGTAATAGTATTAC
It contains:
- a CDS encoding phosphatidylinositol-specific phospholipase C/glycerophosphodiester phosphodiesterase family protein produces the protein MNKKKIIATVVMIVALIMILVITLNKEEEQPVSGFEAHKIVAHAMGGINGYAYTNAWEAFVANYERGTRVFEVDFLLSKDDQLVARHEWTGNMSKLLGQLEVLPANKQGVALDYEEFMDSPILNIYSPLDIEKVLDLMQNYPDAYIVTDTKEIQPDLIEKQFTLLTQAAQRRDPALLERIVPQIYNQPMLDEINKVYSFPEVLYTLYQSKDTDEQVIEFVKKTGVDITMPVSRATKSFVKQLKNIGARVYVHTVDEEDEIRELSRMGVDGFYSDFVPENDLNNLKGMR
- a CDS encoding undecaprenyl-phosphate glucose phosphotransferase: MIRRNQKFLTQLYMVADFLVIQLSFLAAWWIKFKSGWMESYNTLPVESYAYWSLIYGGVAVLIGILLSLYLPKRKKRFVDEFLKIFQVHIIGIFILLGLMFFVKEIDISRVYLAIYMGFNVLSIMLYRYVLKKMLKSLREKGLNRQFVLIIGAGTLGKRFYNNLEQYPELGYEAIGFLDDYHTWDGIEEQRYKPILGTVDQLSGMLEMLPVDEVILALPLDAHSKYPSIIAACEKAGVRTLIIPDFFDYLPARPYFDNFAGMPMINVRDIPLDMTGNKMAKRLFDIVFSLFAIIMISPVMLIVALGVRLTSPGPIIFRQERVGLNRRNFMMYKFRSMKMQQDGEEDTGWSTREDPRRTRFGTFIRKTSLDELPQFFNVLLGHMSVVGPRPERPFYVEQFRDEIPKYMVKHHVRPGITGWAQSNGLRGDTSIEERIKHDIFYIENWSLLFDIRIIFKTIRNGFVNKNAY
- a CDS encoding glycosyltransferase family 2 protein, with protein sequence MDCIRSVYDSETNYSYEIILIDNNSHDDSVEMIGREFPSVMLIANNDNVGFARANNQGMEASSGRYVLLLNSDTVVRRDTLETMISFMDGRSDVGASGCKIILPDGSLDKACKRGFPTPSASFYYAFGFSKLFPDRPKFNGYQLGYLDPDLDYPIDCLVGAFMLLRRETIDQVGGLDEEFFMYGEDLDWCYRIKEAGWEIYYYPKTSIVHLKGGSARRRPFKIVYEFHRAMILFHRKHYSRKYNSIINGTVYAGVGVKFALSLLRNALIFPKAVPSPAQSLSSATETGARNDKNTEVRL
- a CDS encoding glycosyltransferase family 2 protein; amino-acid sequence: MNNKTVSVHIVTYNSADDIIDCLEAVMAQDYPIEKIVVVDNASSDDCAEKVNMFFNAIDKGAFSSNSLEDLEPFNSQANMEAPTSLLLIQNQKNTGFAPAHNQAIATTETDYVLVLNPDLTLAPDYISRLIAQMEANPQIGSATGKLLLKVDHGSVDSTGLQMNKARRAFDRGAGEPAEQWTQSGTVFGVSGAAAMYSRRMIEDVSVGGEFFDADFFAYKEDVDVAWRAQLFGWQGYYDAEAIGYHERGWKTSGRSTKPMFIRRISYINRYKMIYKNESARTMLKTILVSLPYEIAAHGYMLLREPKLIVAWKSFFTQLPALRKKRKYIQTVVKERKKPVN
- the rfbD gene encoding dTDP-4-dehydrorhamnose reductase gives rise to the protein MKVLVTGAAGQLGQDVVLLLQHQGHEVLACDRQEMDITDLDQCIQVIGGFGPDAVIHCAAHTAVDAAESDIDAAYLINATGSRNVALASEKAGAKLVYISTDYVFDGMGAQPYHEYDNTDPKSIYGKSKRAGEVLVQSLSSKYFIVRTSWVYGKYGNNFVKTMLKLGQEKPMLQVVDDQKGSPTYTVDLARFLLELVQTEKYGVYHASNSDSCTWFEFTQAIFVEAEDILGFKFTATLEPCATEQFPRPAPRPRNSVMEHLSIRTNGFEDIRPWREGLRDFLLELKE
- the rfbB gene encoding dTDP-glucose 4,6-dehydratase; the encoded protein is MKLLVTGGAGFIGSNFVLYMLQQHPDYEIVNVDALTYAGNLENLKSIENHPNYTFVKADITDVTAMDELISQGVDVVVNFAAESHVDRSILEPEVFVKTNVLGTQVLLDAAKKYSITKFVQVSTDEVYGSLGATGLFTEETPLAPNSPYSASKAGGDLLVRAYHETFGLPVNITRCSNNYGPYQFPEKLIPLMISRALADQALPVYGDGMNIRDWLYVEDHCSAIDLVIHKGVNGEVYNIGGNNERTNVHIVNTVLQELGKPDSLITYVQDRPGHDRRYGIDPTKIMNELGWKPKHTFETGIKETIQWYLNNREWWTRIQSGEYQKYAEQQYGDRLGDSL
- the rfbC gene encoding dTDP-4-dehydrorhamnose 3,5-epimerase, yielding MKVTPLQLQGASILEPVVHGDNRGFFMESYNEEIMHKLGVNYQFIQDNQSLSAEVGVLRGLHYQLNPKAQTKLIRVLSGAIYDVIVDIRRTSPTFGQWVGVILSEYNKRQLLVPKGFAHGFCTLVPNTQVLYKVDEYYSPENDRGILWNDPTLGIDWPTSSPILSDKDQRHPLLKDAEINFD
- a CDS encoding EamA family transporter; translated protein: MLASGQIFFKLGLEKMGGVSLNNAWKALFNIQIIAGLLLYVFATLVWFVVLSRVPLSVAYPVQSIAYVLGLLAALFIFNEPVSLMKWLGMIVIMVGVFVIAVD
- a CDS encoding DUF2304 domain-containing protein, which gives rise to MISYKLQVILLIGSVLCFVLLINMIRKYRIELKYSMLWLCIMLIVLVLSIFPSSFETIAGLMGIEIPVNALFLLSIFGVTLILFSLTIVISRSTIKVKELSQEIGLLKYEVEELKRTKNNEK
- a CDS encoding glycosyltransferase family 2 protein is translated as MNKKKILLIIPAYNEEDNILRLLNNIKATNIPNSEILVINDCSADTTSRMCKNIGVSVVDLPCNLGIGGAVQTGYKYAHNFGFDIAIQVDGDGQHNPKYISKLIEPLLNDEADLVIGSRYIEKTGFQSSRIRRIGINYFSNLLLLLTNQVITDPTSGFRACNKGVIELFSKRYPTDYPEPESIMYLKRNGFSLKEVPVEMKSRQGGKSSITKLKSVYYMLKVSLAILIDKMRKQIV
- a CDS encoding DUF2142 domain-containing protein; this translates as MSRKLKPQNIFLILASIFGLIWVVFVPPFQSADEFAHFYRAYEISERNLVTENINGEIGNYLPIAIRDFEAAVGGGTITRNYENKATIESLKNAAKIHVVPGENDFFLFPSSAVYHPIVYLPQAIGIKLGNLLNFNLLFTFYLGRLFNLFTYIAMTYLSIKLIPKLKYTFLLLAIMPMTINQAASLSADALTNGALFLFFAYLMYLIFDPNIKFISRKQFISLLIITCIVAASKNAYFLICLLVFLLPKEKTASFKQYITYVATIVASSLLVLLSWGLILKSIKVTFPIDPMMQLSTALHHPFDYIHKLVNTFIDFDYLYVQFVGVFGWGETSVHYFSAIIYLCMLVTSVIIEMKNSDNNLLHIKKGFILFAVSLLTVIIIASTLYLTWTQGEDNVIYGLQGRYFIPISIIFLYSIYLLTPIIKRIRQQYIYMALIFIVLLLSLQKVVHRFW
- a CDS encoding glycosyltransferase family 2 protein, which translates into the protein MNVSIVIPNFNGEKFLIDCLTTLKEQSYQDYETILVDNGSTDDSIKLALEIMPEINCLLLDENKGFSAAVNQGILNSKGKYVALLNNDTLLTVKWLENLLACIESDENVFSCSSKMIQFHDNKLIDNAGDAFTVFGWAYQEGHGENINKYLDNRYIFTSCAGAAIYRREVFDKIGYFDEQFFAYLEDVDIGYRARIEGYDNLYCAESIIYHIGSATTGNGYNSVKVKLSARNNVYLLYKNMLGIQLLLNAPFLIVGHLFKYQFYKKIGFQKEYSEGIRQGITNRKNLTKTEFKISNMRNYVSIQCWLIKKGLQYGIVKIKKMLKLKNDI